In Desulfomonile tiedjei DSM 6799, a genomic segment contains:
- a CDS encoding glycosyltransferase, whose protein sequence is MASSWFVWGAVVFSAIILAELLRLNILLFKTLKTEQVLSSPTDCTKQSCPTVSVLIPARDEEGNIQESAKSILDSDYENLELILVDDRSSDDTLKLMEQIAEKDRRVKVISIRSLPEGWTGKTHALYEGVQSATGDILLFIDADSVIARNLVSRSINHLLTHDLDMLSLAPGFVHRGFLENAVHPHLALGLSSFFPMLDVNDMSKRTGLASGCFLMMTKKAYEKAGTWKAFRTEVTEDIALSKALKQKGMRLNFLRGGELVQTKPFESFAELAAFWKRTFYGGLEQSITRCIKLCLNYITLLALLAFLIYSIVMIAGGNPSTGLWILGALSALGMCAVVIPYGMVVEKEHGSRWYGFSAPIGLALSAWVALSTLIMLLTKRGIHWRGSVYR, encoded by the coding sequence ATGGCGTCGAGTTGGTTTGTATGGGGAGCGGTCGTGTTTAGTGCGATCATATTAGCCGAATTGTTACGCCTCAATATCTTACTGTTCAAGACCTTGAAAACAGAACAGGTCTTGTCTTCCCCGACGGACTGCACCAAGCAATCATGCCCAACGGTATCCGTTTTAATTCCGGCGAGAGACGAGGAAGGCAATATTCAAGAATCTGCAAAATCCATTCTGGATTCTGATTACGAAAACCTTGAACTGATCCTTGTTGACGATCGCAGCTCCGATGACACGCTTAAACTCATGGAACAAATTGCGGAGAAGGACCGACGGGTCAAGGTGATTTCCATCCGAAGTCTTCCGGAAGGATGGACCGGAAAAACCCATGCACTCTATGAAGGAGTTCAGTCTGCAACTGGTGACATCCTCTTGTTCATAGATGCCGATTCGGTGATTGCTCGAAATCTCGTTTCTCGATCAATCAACCACCTGCTCACGCACGATCTCGATATGCTGAGTCTCGCACCCGGCTTTGTGCACAGAGGGTTTCTCGAAAATGCGGTGCATCCGCATTTGGCTCTGGGGTTGTCTTCCTTTTTTCCCATGCTAGATGTAAATGACATGTCGAAAAGAACCGGTCTAGCCTCCGGCTGTTTTCTAATGATGACGAAAAAAGCGTATGAAAAAGCGGGTACGTGGAAAGCATTCAGGACGGAGGTCACCGAAGATATTGCCTTGAGCAAGGCCTTGAAGCAGAAAGGAATGCGCCTGAATTTCCTGCGTGGAGGCGAACTGGTCCAGACCAAACCATTCGAGAGTTTTGCGGAGCTGGCAGCCTTTTGGAAAAGAACGTTTTACGGTGGCCTGGAACAAAGCATTACGAGATGCATAAAATTGTGCCTGAATTATATTACCCTTCTGGCACTTTTGGCGTTTCTCATATATTCAATAGTCATGATTGCGGGAGGAAATCCCTCTACGGGACTCTGGATACTCGGAGCGCTTTCAGCTTTGGGAATGTGTGCCGTCGTGATACCGTATGGAATGGTAGTCGAGAAAGAGCACGGCTCCAGATGGTACGGTTTTTCTGCGCCTATCGGTCTGGCACTGAGCGCTTGGGTTGCACTGAGCACCCTGATAATGCTATTGACCAAGAGAGGAATTCATTGGCGAGGTTCAGTATACAGATAG
- a CDS encoding PsbP-related protein yields the protein MSPVRIGVFVKILVLLIVCAIPAVSGAQEFKVFTSEEYGFTMKYPASWLKVEPKGNYYVVFQAPDLTDNFRNRIHVAAHKPVKDNLDVFLKELRNGISDLQKGSGKKQEVKILDEGEFKSEVPGAYYFFIQAFDDKLRIWMDIVIVFYKHEQTLLRISCLAPSQSMEKVQPMFNEVLVSVKFTSQDSETSPAPTRPPATAPTPPPPPPSQPAPPRSQVTPTPAQPAQPGVTERVPEQPRYAPEPRSEQPAPRTTQPPMPPATGPRPLPRGPAREPETGIIN from the coding sequence ATGAGCCCTGTGAGGATTGGTGTTTTTGTGAAAATCCTCGTGTTATTGATTGTGTGTGCAATACCTGCAGTATCCGGCGCTCAGGAATTCAAGGTTTTCACCAGCGAGGAGTACGGGTTCACTATGAAATACCCCGCTTCGTGGCTCAAAGTCGAGCCCAAAGGCAATTATTATGTCGTATTTCAAGCCCCGGATCTCACCGACAATTTCAGAAACCGGATCCATGTCGCGGCTCACAAACCCGTCAAGGACAATCTTGATGTTTTCCTGAAAGAGTTGAGGAACGGAATTTCGGATCTACAGAAAGGCTCCGGCAAGAAACAAGAGGTCAAGATACTGGATGAGGGCGAATTCAAGAGTGAAGTCCCCGGAGCTTACTATTTTTTCATCCAGGCTTTCGATGACAAGCTCCGAATCTGGATGGACATTGTCATAGTATTTTATAAACATGAGCAGACGCTTCTCAGGATCTCTTGCCTGGCACCGTCTCAAAGTATGGAGAAGGTCCAGCCCATGTTCAATGAGGTGCTCGTGAGCGTCAAGTTCACCTCACAAGATAGCGAGACAAGTCCGGCACCGACTCGGCCCCCTGCAACGGCTCCGACACCGCCTCCACCTCCCCCGTCTCAGCCTGCGCCTCCGCGGTCTCAGGTCACCCCAACTCCGGCTCAGCCCGCCCAGCCGGGTGTTACCGAACGTGTTCCGGAGCAGCCGCGCTATGCACCGGAGCCCAGATCTGAGCAGCCTGCGCCTCGGACTACTCAGCCGCCTATGCCACCTGCAACCGGACCTCGACCTCTTCCGAGAGGACCGGCCAGAGAACCGGAAACAGGTATAATAAATTAA
- a CDS encoding ankyrin repeat domain-containing protein produces MNTCSQCGSSISSKNSLCSSCLTEAAESLVSAACAGDLASISRVLELGCDIDARNALGETALCRASQAGTCDVIRFLLDLGADVNASNRFGLTPLMYAAEFGHVSAVKLLLERGADVEARNLYGGRTALSVAGGWCSADHDACLAIIELLLNAGANPGTRSEDGSTALIDAAREGKTGVVRLLLQHGADIHVRDELGYNGLLKAAGEGHAEVIDILCDNGSEINYQDANGWSPLMLAAREGRLEAVRVILKRGAEIAGRDRNGWTALMWAASKGHAEIVQLLLEKGADPEMTDHFGATALMKAARGKHVEAAKVLLQHGADVNSIDMHDLSALMRAARSGSPELVKMLLDKGALLNAGDEDGRTPLMIACAEGHAECARILIDRGVNLDAGDEYGRTALVHACRAGHAKLVKLLLEAGAKAFLADDDGRTPLIWACMGVGRSEKLKKSARLRSGNEMPEIVAILLKRKAHRNVQDKNGNTALMEASARGFRSSVALLLESGISFNTVNNQGLTALKLAEAAGHHDVVELLKGFGAE; encoded by the coding sequence ATGAATACCTGTTCTCAGTGCGGAAGCAGCATTTCTTCTAAGAATTCATTGTGTTCTTCTTGTCTTACCGAGGCGGCGGAGTCTCTGGTTTCTGCCGCATGCGCTGGAGATCTAGCATCCATTTCCCGTGTGCTGGAATTGGGATGTGACATAGATGCGAGAAACGCCCTGGGCGAAACAGCATTGTGCAGAGCCTCACAAGCAGGCACGTGCGACGTAATTCGTTTCCTGCTCGATCTGGGCGCAGATGTGAATGCTTCCAATCGGTTCGGCCTGACGCCGTTGATGTATGCAGCCGAATTCGGTCACGTTTCTGCCGTCAAGCTTTTGCTGGAGAGAGGAGCCGATGTGGAGGCCAGGAATCTGTACGGAGGGCGTACAGCTCTCAGTGTCGCTGGAGGATGGTGCTCCGCCGATCACGATGCTTGTCTTGCCATTATCGAGCTTCTTCTGAATGCCGGAGCCAATCCTGGGACTCGAAGCGAAGATGGAAGTACTGCTTTGATCGATGCGGCTCGTGAAGGCAAAACCGGTGTAGTGCGCCTGTTGCTCCAACACGGTGCTGACATCCACGTTCGGGACGAGCTTGGCTATAACGGGCTGCTGAAGGCTGCAGGTGAAGGCCATGCGGAGGTAATTGACATCCTGTGCGATAACGGCTCCGAGATAAATTATCAGGATGCTAACGGCTGGTCTCCTTTGATGCTCGCCGCACGCGAGGGACGCCTTGAAGCTGTCCGTGTCATCCTGAAGCGAGGAGCCGAAATAGCGGGTCGAGACAGGAATGGCTGGACTGCACTCATGTGGGCTGCATCAAAAGGCCATGCCGAAATAGTGCAATTGCTCCTGGAGAAAGGCGCCGATCCGGAAATGACGGATCATTTCGGAGCAACCGCTCTCATGAAAGCTGCCAGAGGCAAGCACGTGGAAGCTGCAAAGGTATTGTTGCAGCATGGAGCTGATGTCAATTCGATAGACATGCACGATCTCTCCGCATTAATGCGGGCCGCCCGGAGCGGTTCTCCAGAGCTCGTCAAGATGCTGTTGGATAAAGGAGCCCTGCTCAATGCCGGCGACGAAGACGGCCGGACTCCATTAATGATCGCGTGCGCTGAAGGTCATGCTGAGTGCGCTCGAATACTCATCGACAGGGGGGTGAACCTGGATGCCGGAGACGAGTATGGTCGTACGGCTCTCGTGCATGCATGCCGCGCGGGACATGCCAAGCTCGTGAAATTGCTCCTGGAAGCTGGTGCTAAGGCTTTCCTTGCAGACGATGATGGAAGGACTCCGTTGATCTGGGCCTGCATGGGAGTCGGTCGGAGCGAAAAGTTGAAGAAAAGTGCACGCCTGAGGTCAGGAAATGAGATGCCTGAAATCGTTGCCATTCTCCTCAAACGAAAAGCTCACAGGAATGTCCAGGACAAGAACGGCAATACTGCTCTCATGGAAGCATCGGCTCGAGGCTTCCGGTCCTCCGTGGCTCTACTCCTTGAGAGTGGAATCAGCTTCAATACTGTAAATAATCAGGGGCTGACCGCTCTGAAATTAGCCGAAGCAGCAGGACACCACGATGTTGTCGAGCTTCTGAAGGGGTTCGGAGCCGAATAG
- a CDS encoding PRC-barrel domain-containing protein, translating to MKNLRVVFISALLMSFLFVSGASADFYVVKDKMGTDKVIEGLPGIGWTVIFGPFSTSDAAYRAAGIGRDYRMPGGMSGMPAPSVNRPEGIIAREGEFESLETPFIPGEMFVAREFESETFPTAPATSGRRSERAASDVRESGRMARGAGKASSSVMLGDDLAKFDVIPASVVDNQNHELGKVEHIVISKIGNVEFIILSHDGKLIPIPWDQVNGDAIKDKLVLNVKLDQLNNAPDLKGKDLQALAGVDFQNRVFNFFETGGARAETEMGQTGTASSDTQMEKKIQQSGVEVQSAE from the coding sequence ATGAAAAACTTACGCGTAGTTTTTATATCGGCACTGTTGATGAGTTTTCTTTTTGTTTCCGGGGCGTCGGCTGACTTCTATGTGGTCAAAGACAAAATGGGCACAGACAAAGTTATAGAAGGCTTACCGGGAATTGGATGGACAGTAATCTTCGGGCCTTTCAGCACTTCGGACGCTGCTTATCGAGCTGCAGGTATCGGCCGGGACTACAGGATGCCTGGCGGCATGTCGGGCATGCCGGCTCCTTCAGTCAATCGGCCGGAAGGCATCATTGCCCGGGAAGGCGAATTCGAATCTCTTGAGACTCCATTTATCCCCGGAGAAATGTTTGTCGCAAGGGAATTTGAGTCGGAGACTTTTCCCACGGCCCCGGCAACATCGGGAAGGAGATCTGAACGGGCCGCATCCGATGTGAGAGAATCCGGACGAATGGCAAGAGGTGCCGGAAAAGCCTCGTCTTCAGTGATGCTCGGTGACGATCTTGCCAAGTTTGATGTAATTCCAGCCAGCGTTGTAGACAATCAGAATCACGAGTTGGGGAAAGTCGAGCACATCGTCATTTCCAAGATTGGGAACGTGGAATTCATCATCTTGTCACATGACGGCAAACTCATTCCGATTCCCTGGGATCAGGTAAATGGAGACGCCATAAAAGATAAACTGGTCTTGAACGTGAAACTAGATCAACTGAACAATGCTCCCGACCTGAAGGGTAAAGATTTGCAGGCATTGGCCGGAGTGGATTTCCAGAATCGGGTCTTCAACTTCTTTGAGACCGGTGGTGCACGTGCTGAAACGGAGATGGGCCAAACAGGAACAGCTTCGAGCGATACTCAAATGGAGAAGAAGATCCAACAAAGTGGAGTAGAAGTTCAAAGCGCAGAGTAA
- a CDS encoding glycerol-3-phosphate dehydrogenase — MTMRRVEKFFDSHEGFRQFKKSLTDRLPLPMDTRFVRERALKLAEKHEPRGDRNELDFALSQLSVSVDPKRFQQTSAMTLFMAKTLFRDISQPIALRIRQKIAEFKGPKFFFVGHTSYFDYVLTNQLVQRLGLGSPVTHATGSFTKGWLSNWLHGFRALVTPKNQSPIQHRAYSWFSAALAESGETQILMARTSRYTVRSRDGVLREPYVPHGVLAAVKATGRAMIIPVSISYEAVPEDAYLTYSPFFPLLAMFPRRWPILLPLLLGVGSADKVLRGLEGVFGDANIETGEPFELANDDSLTLQRISHRAIEEIAKNKLIHPSQLVARAMPHGEWVDIKTLRQRVETEIEAISDFFKSRYRKAAPFHPIINSDIPAAITRGLKVLGRRRAVSRSVVRRAYRADKASLLRFYAYHGDRRIYPLSGRNTLTVVNAGVWGYTLALHIGMNLLKKEELSETSLILYDSREDLIEKLTVDGKHPWHFKDIALPRSVRPEADLLAAIGDTSLILMVTPSKYFHAMLIKVLELAPNGSDLVIATKGFIPETGLLPCQTAQLEMERLGKKVKISILSGANLAHEVVQGGACVTQIACEKDDTFDRLRPLLDTPKFRVVYSNDVIGTTIAAALKNVYAIGFGLLEGSKKAPENFLATYATLVTAEIRNFGLLLGAAPETFDAESQVWMADLLATCRGGRSAQFGRDLAVIEEKAGKVKPARQLLEQYRKKKVAVEGFEAARYANRIASQRGFHPPILGEIYAILHGGKQVDVDGFIEKCLDALSHKTSQSSPSAIRPRSIRY; from the coding sequence ATGACAATGCGCCGCGTTGAAAAATTTTTCGATTCTCATGAAGGGTTCCGGCAGTTCAAGAAAAGTCTGACTGACCGACTGCCGCTGCCTATGGATACCAGATTCGTGAGAGAACGGGCGCTGAAGTTGGCCGAGAAACACGAGCCCAGAGGTGACAGGAACGAATTGGATTTTGCCCTGTCCCAGCTTTCTGTTTCCGTAGATCCAAAGCGGTTTCAGCAGACATCCGCCATGACTCTGTTTATGGCAAAGACCCTGTTCAGGGACATCTCTCAACCGATTGCATTACGAATTCGGCAAAAAATAGCAGAATTCAAAGGTCCGAAGTTCTTCTTCGTAGGCCACACATCATATTTCGATTACGTCCTGACCAATCAGCTCGTGCAGAGGCTCGGTCTGGGCTCTCCTGTTACGCACGCCACCGGCAGTTTCACCAAAGGATGGCTTTCAAACTGGCTGCATGGATTTCGTGCGCTGGTGACTCCCAAGAACCAAAGTCCGATTCAACACAGGGCTTATTCATGGTTCAGCGCTGCCCTGGCTGAAAGCGGCGAGACTCAGATCCTCATGGCCCGGACAAGCCGGTATACGGTTCGATCCAGGGACGGTGTTCTCCGTGAACCGTACGTTCCTCACGGTGTTCTGGCAGCGGTAAAGGCTACGGGCCGCGCGATGATTATCCCGGTATCGATATCCTATGAGGCTGTTCCTGAGGATGCATACCTGACATATTCTCCTTTCTTTCCGTTGCTCGCGATGTTTCCTCGCAGGTGGCCTATTCTGCTCCCGCTTCTTCTCGGAGTAGGCAGTGCCGATAAAGTGTTGAGAGGACTCGAGGGAGTATTTGGCGATGCCAACATAGAGACGGGAGAGCCTTTCGAGCTGGCAAACGACGATTCACTTACGCTTCAGCGAATATCTCATCGCGCTATCGAAGAAATTGCAAAAAACAAACTGATTCATCCAAGCCAACTTGTAGCCAGAGCAATGCCGCATGGAGAGTGGGTTGACATAAAGACTCTGCGGCAACGAGTTGAAACCGAAATTGAAGCTATTTCCGACTTTTTTAAATCGCGGTACAGAAAAGCCGCGCCTTTTCACCCGATAATCAACTCGGATATTCCCGCTGCCATAACCCGCGGTCTCAAGGTCCTGGGCAGACGCCGCGCTGTTAGCCGATCGGTTGTAAGAAGAGCTTATAGAGCAGACAAAGCCTCTTTGCTGAGATTTTACGCCTATCACGGCGACCGGCGTATATATCCGCTCAGCGGACGAAATACGCTCACAGTCGTAAATGCCGGTGTATGGGGATACACGCTCGCTCTTCACATTGGCATGAATCTGCTGAAGAAAGAGGAATTGTCCGAGACATCCCTGATCCTGTACGATTCTCGAGAAGATCTGATTGAAAAGCTCACGGTGGATGGAAAGCATCCGTGGCACTTCAAAGACATCGCTCTTCCGAGATCCGTCCGACCTGAAGCGGATCTGTTGGCTGCCATTGGGGACACGTCGCTCATTCTTATGGTTACTCCCAGCAAGTACTTTCACGCTATGCTGATCAAAGTACTTGAGTTGGCACCAAATGGGAGCGATCTGGTGATTGCCACGAAAGGTTTTATTCCGGAAACAGGGCTCCTCCCCTGCCAGACGGCTCAACTGGAAATGGAGCGCCTTGGAAAGAAAGTGAAAATTTCTATTCTATCCGGAGCAAATCTCGCCCATGAAGTTGTCCAGGGCGGTGCTTGTGTCACCCAGATTGCGTGTGAAAAGGACGATACGTTTGACCGACTCCGTCCGTTGTTGGACACTCCCAAATTCCGCGTGGTGTACTCTAACGATGTGATCGGCACGACAATTGCCGCTGCTCTCAAGAATGTGTACGCCATAGGTTTCGGCCTGTTGGAAGGATCCAAGAAGGCTCCGGAGAACTTTTTGGCAACGTATGCGACCCTCGTTACCGCTGAGATCAGGAATTTCGGACTTCTGCTGGGGGCTGCTCCAGAGACGTTCGATGCCGAAAGCCAGGTATGGATGGCCGATCTACTGGCAACATGCAGAGGCGGCAGGTCCGCGCAATTCGGTCGCGATCTGGCAGTCATTGAAGAAAAAGCGGGAAAAGTGAAGCCCGCCAGACAATTACTCGAACAATATCGAAAGAAGAAAGTGGCCGTGGAAGGATTCGAGGCGGCCCGATATGCGAACAGAATCGCTTCTCAAAGAGGTTTTCACCCCCCGATTCTCGGCGAGATTTACGCAATTCTTCACGGAGGCAAGCAGGTGGACGTGGACGGTTTTATCGAGAAATGCCTCGATGCGCTGAGCCACAAAACCAGCCAATCATCCCCGTCTGCAATCCGACCTCGATCCATCCGGTATTGA
- a CDS encoding hydrolase, with the protein MHNPDFIAFLDTREHTRDRLASILSRWADINSFSYNLEGIQRVQTLFQEDFSDLRSQEDSCELPPQKVLSPEGHVIERPLGKALMFLKRPEQKLRVFLCCHLDTVFAPDHPFQSCSRIDENTLRGPGVADAKGGLLVMLTALQMFEKSPWADNLGWEILINPDEEIGSPGSAYLLRQVAERNDVGLIFEPCSTEGKLVSHRKGSGNFSTFVKGRAAHAGRDPHLGRNAILAAARMIVDLHAIQNPQRGITVNTGYIEGGGPANVVPDRAFFKTNVRVADSQEQHDFESLLTETQSKLNETDGISVDTFGGFGRPPKLLDSRTLYLLRQIAECGREIGLHLEWIGSGGTCDGNNLAAAGLVTVDSLGPRGFGIHTQDEYVHLDDIIERAQLTCLLLMKMAAGNVEIPPRNS; encoded by the coding sequence ATGCATAATCCCGATTTTATAGCATTCTTGGACACTCGCGAACACACTCGCGATCGGCTTGCATCGATTTTGTCACGATGGGCCGACATCAACTCGTTTTCCTACAATCTTGAAGGCATACAGCGGGTTCAGACGTTATTCCAGGAGGATTTTTCAGATCTCCGGTCACAGGAGGACTCTTGCGAGCTGCCTCCTCAAAAGGTACTTTCACCCGAAGGTCACGTCATTGAAAGACCCCTTGGCAAGGCTCTCATGTTTCTGAAACGTCCAGAGCAGAAATTGCGGGTATTCCTCTGCTGCCATCTGGACACGGTATTCGCACCGGACCATCCTTTCCAAAGCTGCTCCCGAATTGATGAAAATACTCTTCGCGGCCCGGGAGTTGCCGACGCAAAGGGTGGTCTGCTGGTTATGTTGACTGCCCTCCAAATGTTCGAGAAAAGCCCCTGGGCCGATAATCTCGGCTGGGAAATTCTCATCAACCCGGATGAAGAGATCGGGTCGCCGGGTTCGGCTTATCTGCTTCGTCAGGTGGCCGAGCGCAACGATGTGGGTTTGATTTTTGAACCTTGCAGCACTGAGGGCAAATTGGTGTCGCACCGCAAAGGATCCGGAAATTTCTCAACGTTCGTGAAGGGACGAGCTGCGCATGCCGGAAGAGACCCGCATCTGGGACGCAATGCAATCCTGGCTGCAGCCCGGATGATTGTAGACCTCCATGCTATTCAGAATCCTCAACGAGGCATCACGGTTAACACAGGGTACATTGAGGGAGGCGGTCCGGCAAACGTGGTGCCGGACAGGGCTTTCTTCAAGACGAATGTCCGAGTGGCCGATTCGCAGGAGCAGCACGATTTCGAGTCACTCTTGACCGAGACTCAGAGCAAATTGAACGAGACGGACGGAATTAGTGTGGACACATTCGGAGGATTTGGTAGACCGCCGAAACTTCTGGATTCACGTACACTGTATCTACTCCGGCAGATCGCAGAATGCGGACGAGAGATCGGACTTCATCTGGAATGGATAGGCAGCGGCGGCACGTGCGATGGAAATAATCTGGCTGCAGCAGGTCTGGTCACTGTAGACAGCCTGGGACCTCGAGGGTTCGGAATTCATACCCAGGATGAATACGTGCACTTGGACGACATCATTGAACGAGCGCAACTCACCTGTCTTCTCCTGATGAAGATGGCGGCGGGTAACGTTGAAATTCCTCCGAGGAATTCATGA
- a CDS encoding 3'-5' exoribonuclease YhaM family protein, translated as MNESLSILPICIKDLRPGDNILQCFRLGTKELRKTKSGHDYLDLVFSDATGSVTGKVWADVLRKWGHAFASGDYVKVEGRVETYRDKIQVVVEKIRKVDSSEVPDIDSLVKKSSQDPQVLMAELKGIAGTLQPLQLSNLVLHLLETHADAFMSLPAAQMVHHAYRSGLIEHVTAVTRKVMAVLPLENDINPNIAIAGAILHDIGKIRELNAEGNGRTPEGRLIGHVSLGAQMLRDAAHAVGVTASAWLTELEHILLSHHGETQFGAPVRPFTREAVLVHFIDNLDAKLKIMSEALESAEPDGFAPYNKWLEGKAFAGSNALRQEDHDAGT; from the coding sequence ATGAACGAGTCTCTGTCCATTCTGCCCATTTGCATTAAGGACCTCAGGCCTGGAGACAATATTCTCCAGTGCTTCAGATTAGGAACAAAAGAGCTTCGTAAGACAAAATCGGGCCATGACTACCTGGACCTGGTATTCAGCGATGCAACCGGTTCGGTCACCGGAAAAGTCTGGGCCGACGTGCTCCGTAAATGGGGTCACGCTTTTGCATCCGGCGATTACGTTAAAGTTGAAGGACGAGTCGAAACATACAGGGACAAAATTCAGGTCGTGGTTGAAAAAATACGCAAAGTCGATTCCTCCGAGGTTCCGGACATCGACTCGCTCGTAAAGAAAAGCAGCCAGGATCCCCAGGTGTTAATGGCAGAACTGAAAGGGATCGCGGGAACATTACAGCCGCTTCAACTGTCGAATCTTGTGCTGCATCTGTTGGAGACGCATGCAGATGCTTTTATGAGTCTTCCGGCAGCCCAAATGGTGCATCATGCGTACAGGAGCGGTCTGATCGAACACGTTACGGCGGTAACTAGAAAGGTTATGGCTGTGTTGCCGCTCGAGAACGATATCAACCCTAACATAGCAATTGCAGGAGCCATTCTTCACGATATCGGGAAGATTCGCGAGCTGAATGCAGAAGGAAATGGCAGAACACCTGAAGGGAGACTCATCGGGCACGTCTCGCTCGGAGCACAAATGCTTCGTGACGCGGCACATGCAGTGGGAGTGACCGCATCTGCATGGTTGACGGAGTTGGAACACATCCTGCTTTCACATCACGGGGAGACCCAATTTGGCGCTCCGGTGCGACCCTTTACACGGGAGGCCGTGCTGGTTCATTTTATCGATAATCTGGACGCAAAGCTCAAAATTATGAGCGAAGCGCTCGAATCCGCGGAACCGGATGGTTTCGCTCCTTATAACAAATGGTTGGAAGGCAAAGCTTTCGCAGGAAGCAATGCGCTTCGCCAGGAGGATCACGATGCTGGAACTTGA
- the prfB gene encoding peptide chain release factor 2 (programmed frameshift) has protein sequence MLELEEKLALLKDRSSQLRGYLDLDAKIARLNDLAKTQEDSEFWNNPEQARSLLKEQKQIAVIVQGFEDLNKEVEETSLLLELAVEEDDKSVLKEVEERLSVIEEDINNLEIQRLFTRPEDAGDAIVEIHAGAGGTEAQDWAEMLLRMYLRWAEREGFKSEIMDTLPGDEAGIKSATFSVEGEHSYGRLKAEIGIHRLVRISPFDANSRRHTSFAAVFVYPAADENVDIEVNESELKTDTYRASGAGGQHVNKTDSAVRITHLPTGIVVQCQNERSQHKNRAMAMKILKSRLYDLEIQKKMEEKESMHKAKKEIAWGSQIRSYVLQPYQMVKDHRTNCEIGNVNAVLDGDINRFIQEYLLVQAREAS, from the exons ATGCTGGAACTTGAAGAAAAACTTGCACTGTTGAAGGATAGATCGTCTCAGCTTAGAGGTTATCTT GACCTCGATGCCAAAATAGCCCGCCTGAATGACCTGGCAAAAACTCAGGAAGATTCGGAATTCTGGAATAATCCCGAGCAGGCACGATCTCTTTTGAAAGAACAAAAGCAGATCGCTGTGATAGTGCAGGGATTCGAAGACCTTAATAAAGAAGTGGAAGAGACTTCGCTGCTGCTTGAGCTTGCTGTGGAGGAAGACGATAAGTCGGTCCTGAAGGAAGTTGAAGAACGGCTCAGTGTCATTGAAGAAGACATTAACAATCTCGAAATTCAGCGTTTATTTACCAGGCCGGAGGATGCCGGCGACGCAATCGTGGAAATTCATGCCGGCGCCGGTGGAACAGAAGCTCAGGATTGGGCGGAGATGCTCCTGAGAATGTATTTGAGGTGGGCTGAGCGCGAGGGATTCAAATCCGAAATCATGGATACACTTCCAGGTGACGAAGCGGGGATCAAGAGTGCCACGTTTTCCGTTGAAGGTGAGCACTCGTATGGACGTCTGAAGGCTGAAATAGGAATTCACCGGCTGGTGAGGATTTCTCCTTTCGATGCTAATTCCCGACGTCATACATCCTTTGCTGCAGTGTTCGTGTACCCGGCAGCGGATGAAAACGTAGACATTGAAGTGAATGAATCGGAACTGAAAACCGATACGTACAGAGCTTCCGGTGCTGGCGGTCAGCACGTTAATAAGACGGATTCCGCAGTACGTATTACGCATCTTCCCACCGGAATCGTTGTCCAATGCCAGAACGAGCGTTCTCAGCATAAGAATCGCGCGATGGCCATGAAGATTCTCAAATCTCGACTCTACGATCTGGAAATCCAGAAAAAGATGGAGGAGAAAGAGAGTATGCACAAGGCAAAGAAAGAAATTGCCTGGGGGTCTCAAATCAGGTCATATGTCTTGCAGCCCTATCAAATGGTGAAAGATCATCGCACCAATTGTGAAATCGGCAATGTAAATGCAGTCCTGGATGGAGATATTAATCGGTTTATTCAGGAATACCTCCTGGTACAGGCACGGGAAGCGTCTTAA